A region from the Acanthochromis polyacanthus isolate Apoly-LR-REF ecotype Palm Island chromosome 23, KAUST_Apoly_ChrSc, whole genome shotgun sequence genome encodes:
- the etnppl gene encoding ethanolamine-phosphate phospho-lyase — translation MSTEKLNKKKTIDLRKKHIGPSCKIFFSHDPIKIIQAKGQYMYDETGQRYLDCINNVAHVGHCHPDVVKAGAKQMEQLNTNTRFLHDNLVLYAQKLQATLPDKLSVCYFVNSGSEANDLALRLAWQYSGHKDIITLENAYHGHVSSLIDISPYKFHQLSDAELNPFVHVAPSPDVYRGKYRVDHFNPAKAYADEVKDIINKVHKKGGKIAAFIAESLQSCGGQVIPPAGYFQQVAEHVHKAGGLFIADEVQVGFGRVGTNFWAFQLQGEDFVPDIVTMGKPMGNGHPMSCVVTTKEVAEAFMSSGMEYFNTFGGNPVSCAIGLAVLDVIVKEDLQGNALRVGQHLSGLLEKQKEKHPLIGDIRGCGLFVGVELVRDRLKLTPATAEAQEVIYKLKEQHILLSADGPHRNVLKFKPPMCFTMDDAELVVEKIDLILTELEEALKLHDAPNVENESSKRKLPTDENGHQYGSKHSRGSSQGAPQQTTQNKRLKT, via the exons ATGTCgacagaaaaactgaacaagaagaaGACGATAGACCTGAGGAAGAAGCATATTGG GCCATCTTGTAAGATTTTCTTCAGCCATGACCCCATCAAGATCATCCAAGCCAAAGGCCAGTATATGTATGATGAGACAGGACAGCGCTACTTGGACTGCATCAACAACGTGGCTCATG TGGGCCACTGTCACCCAGATGTGGTGAAGGCAGGAGCTAAGCAGATGGAACAACTCAACACCAACACACGTTTCTTGCATGACAACCTCGTCCTGTACGCCCAGAAGCTGCAGGCCACACTGCCCGACAAGCTGTCTGTGTGCTACTTTGTCAACTCAGG CTCCGAAGCCAACGACCTTGCTCTCCGACTGGCATGGCAGTACAGCGGCCACAAAGACATCATCACACTAGAAAA CGCGTACCACGGACATGTCTCGTCGCTCATCGACATCAGTCCGTATAAGTTCCACCAGCTGTCGGATGCTGAGCTGAATCCATTTGTGCATGTG GCTCCCAGCCCAGATGTGTACAGAGGCAAATACAGAGTGGACCACTTCAATCCTGCGAAGGCGTACGCAGATGAAGTCAAGGACATAATCAACAAAGTCCACAAGAAAGGAGGAAAG ATTGCCGCGTTTATTGCCGAGTCATTGCAGAGTTGCGGCGGTCAGGTCATTCCCCCCGCCGGTTATTTCCAGCAAGTGGCAGA ACATGTCCATAAGGCAGGAGGGCTTTTTATTGCAGATGAAGTCCAGGTTGGCTTTGGGCGAGTTGGCACAAATTTCTGGGCCTTCCAGCTTCAAGGAGAAGACTTCGTGCCCGATATTGTTACGATGGGAAAACCCATGGGCAACGGCCATCCCATGTCATGTGTGGTGACGACCAAAGAGGTGGCAGAGGCCTTCATGTCGTCTGGAATGGAGTATTTCAATACA TTCGGCGGTAACCCGGTGTCCTGTGCCATCGGTCTGGCCGTGCTGGACGTGATTGTGAAAGAGGATCTGCAGGGTAATGCTCTGCGAGTGGGGCAACACCTGAGTGGTCTGCTGGAAAAGCAGAAAGAGAAGCATCCACTCATCGGAGACATCAG GGGTTGTGGTCTCTTTGTTGGAGTGGAGCTTGTGAGGGACAGATTGAAGCTCACTCCTGCCACAGCAGAGGCCCAAGAAGTCATATATAA GCTAAAGGAGCAGCACATCCTCCTCAGTGCTGACGGACCTCATCGCAATGTGCTCAAATTTAAGCCGCCGATGTGCTTCACGATGGACGACGCTGAGCTGGTGGTGGAGAAAATCGACCTCATTCTTACAG AACTGGAGGAAGCGTTGAAGCTGCACGACGCACCAAATGTCGAGAATGAAAGCAGTAAAAGAAAA CTGCCGACTGATGAAAACGGACACCAGTACGGTTCCAAACACAGCAGAGGGAGCAGCCAAGGAGCGCCTCAGCaaaccacacaaaacaaacGCCTCAAGACATAA
- the rpl34 gene encoding 60S ribosomal protein L34, which translates to MVQRLTYRRRLSYNTASNKTRLSRTPGNRIVYLYTKKVGKAPKSACGICPGRLRGIRAVRPQVLMRLSKTKKHVSRAYGGSMCAKCVRDRIKRAFLIEEQKIVVKVLKAQAQSQKSK; encoded by the exons ATGGTGCAGCGCCTGACTTACCGCCGTAGGTTGTCCTACAACACCGCCTCCAACAAAACCAGGCT GTCCCGGACTCCTGGTAACCGTATTGTGTATCTGTACACAAAGAAGGTCGGCAAAGCCCCCAAGTCAGCATGTGGCATCTGCCCAGGAAGACTGCGTGGA attcGTGCTGTCAGACCTCAGGTTCTGATGAGGCTCTCCAAGACCAAGAAGCATGTGAGCAGGGCCTATGGAGGATCCATGTGCGCCAAGTGTGTGCGTGACAG GATCAAGCGTGCTTTCCTGATTGAGGAGCAGAAGATCGTTGTCAAAGTGCTCAAGGCACAGGCACAGAGCCAGAAATCTAagtaa
- the ostc gene encoding oligosaccharyltransferase complex subunit ostc gives METLYSIPFAVLECPNIKLKKPSWLHMPSAMTVYAVVIVSYFLITGGIIYDVIVEPPSVGSMTDEHGHQRPVAFLAYRVNGQYIMEGLASSFLFTMGGLGFIILDRSNAPNIPKLNRFLLLFIGFVSVLLSFFMARVFMRMKLPGYLMG, from the exons ATGGAGACTTTATACAGTATACCGTTTGCTGTGCTCGAATGCCCGAATATAAAACTGAAGAAACCATCATGGTTGCACATGCCGTCGGCTATGACCGTGTACGCGGTCGTTATTGTGTCCTACTTTCTCATCACAGGAG GTATCATCTATGATGTTATTGTGGAACCACCAAGTGTGGGTTCAATGACTGATGAACATGGACACCAGCGGCCAGTTGCCTTTTTGGCATACAG AGTAAATGGCCAGTACATCATGGAAGGCCTGGCCTCCAGCTTCCTCTTCACAATGGGAGGTTTGGGCTTTATAATCCTGGACCGCTCCAATGCACCAAACATCCCCAAACTCAACCGATTCCTGTTGCTCTTCATTGGGTTTGTCAGCGTTCTCCTCAGCTTCTTCATGGCCAGAGTGTTCATGCGCATGAAGCTGCC GGGATACCTCATGGGCTAA